In one Lolium rigidum isolate FL_2022 chromosome 3, APGP_CSIRO_Lrig_0.1, whole genome shotgun sequence genomic region, the following are encoded:
- the LOC124702832 gene encoding protein DETOXIFICATION 52-like — protein sequence MCTTTAPPSAPAVVVPAGKGGHHVYVTLPHCSDVHVHGGDAAGAHCRQLKCQVGDGNAEHLPVTGGETVREAAALCRLACPIALTALLLYSRTALSMLFLGSLGDLPLAAGSLAVAFANITGYSVLSGLSLGMDPLCSQAFGAKQPRLLGLTLYRAVMFLLCCSLPLSALWLNMSKILVFLGQDREITELAQQYLLFSLPDLFTFSLIHPLRVYLRSQGITQPLTAAAAAAVLFHVLANYVLVGRLGLGARGVAAAASASNFVLLGVLLAYVSRRDMALREAWGPMAEWLDGWGPLARLAAPSCVSVCLEWWWYEVMILLCGLLPDPKPAVASMGVLMQTTALVYVFPSSLGFGVSTRVGNELGANRPGRARAAARVAVVGAAAMGLAAMSFAAGMRHAWGRMFTADADILRLTAAALPVVGLCELGNCPQTVGCGVLRGSARPSRAAHVNLGAFYLVGMPVAVLLAFRLSMGFVGLWVGLLAAQVCCAGLMLCVVGTTDWEAQARRAQALTSSPSSSSGVELPDSEKGGGHASAAAAAGGARRPEKGEHQEGADYEPLISNDEAQPGAVQVL from the coding sequence ATGTGTaccaccaccgcgccgccatcGGCGCCAGCGGTGGTAGTGCCAGCCGGTAAGGGTGGCCACCACGTTTACGTGACGCTGCCCCATTGCTCGGACGTTCACGTGCACGGAGGCGACGCGGCCGGCGCTCATTGCCGCCAGCTAAAGTGCCAAGTGGGTGACGGCAACGCCGAGCACCTGCCGGTGACTGGCGGAGAGACCGtccgcgaggcggcggcgctgtgCCGGTTGGCGTGCCCGATCGCTCTGACGGCGCTGCTGCTCTACTCCCGCACGGCGCTGTCCATGCTCTTCCTCGGCTCCCTCGGCGACCTCCCTCTAGCAGCGGGGTCGCTGGCCGTCGCCTTCGCCAACATCACCGGCTACTCCGTGCTCTCCGGGCTCTCCCTCGGCATGGACCCGCTCTGCTCTCAGGCGTTCGGTGCCAAGCAGCCGCGCCTTCTGGGTCTCACCCTCTACCGCGCTGTCATGTTCCTGCTCTGCTGCTCGCTGCCGCTCTCCGCCCTTTGGCTCAACATGTCGAAGATCCTTGTTTTCCTCGGCCAGGACCGCGAGATCACGGAGCTCGCGCAGCAGTATCTCCTGTTCTCCCTTCCCGACCTcttcaccttctccctcatccaCCCGCTCCGGGTCTACCTCCGGTCGCAGGGGATCACTCAGCCGCtcaccgccgccgcggccgcggccgtgctgTTCCACGTGCTCGCCAACTACGTGCTGGTTGGGCGACTCGGGCTCGGCGCCCGGGGAGTCGCCGCAGCCGCATCTGCGTCCAACTTCGTGCTCCTCGGCGTGCTGCTCGCCTACGTCAGCCGGCGCGACATGGCGTTGCGCGAGGCATGGGGTCCCATGGCCGAGTGGCTCGACGGGTGGGGCCCGCTCGCGAGGCTGGCAGCGCCCAGCTGTGTCTCCGTGTGCCTGGAGTGGTGGTGGTACGAGGTCATGATCCTTCTGTGCGGGCTCCTGCCGGACCCGAAGCCGGCGGTGGCGTCTATGGGCGTGCTCATgcagacgacggcgctggtgtatGTCTTCCCGTCGTCGCTGGGGTTCGGCGTGTCGACGAGGGTGGGTAACGAGCTCGGCGCCAACCGCCCAGGCCGCGCGCGCGCCGCTGCCCGCGTGGCCGTGGTCGGCGCCGCCGCGATGGGGCTCGCGGCCATGTCGTTCGCCGCGGGCATGCGCCACGCATGGGGCCGAATGTTCACCGCCGACGCCGACATCCTCCGGCTGACCGCGGCCGCGCTGCCGGTCGTTGGGCTGTGCGAGCTCGGTAACTGCCCGCAGACGGTCGGCTGCGGCGTGCTCCGCGGCAGCGCGAGGCCGTCACGCGCCGCGCACGTCAACCTGGGCGCCTTCTACCTGGTGGGCATGCCTGTCGCCGTCCTTCTTGCGTTCAGGCTCAGCATGGGCTTCGTCGGGCTCTGGGTGGGACTGCTCGCCGCCCAGGTGTGCTGCGCCGGGCTCATGCTCTGCGTCGTGGGAACCACCGACTGGGAGGCGCAGGCGCGGCGAGCGCAGGCGTTGACGTCGTCGCCTTCGTCGTCGTCAGGTGTGGAGCTGCCTGACTCCGAGAAGGGCGGGGGCcacgcgtcggcggcggccgcggcagggGGAGCCAGGCGGCCTGAGAAAGGGGAGCACCAGGAGGGGGCGGACTACGAGCCGTTGATCTCCAACGATGAGGCCCAGCCCGGAGCAGTGCAGGTGCTTTGA